Genomic DNA from Catellatospora sp. TT07R-123:
GTCGACGATCACGATGTCGCGCATGGCGCGCTTGGCGTGCTCGATCGACTCCTTGGCGACCTGCACGGGGTCGCCGACGCCGTTGCCGGGCTGCGGCGCGTACACCTCGACGCCCGCGCGCTGGCCGAGCACCTGGAGCTGGTTGACCGCGTTGGGGCGCTGGAGGTCGCAGGCGACCAGCAGCGGCTGGTTGCCCTGTGCCTTCAGCCAGCGGGCCAGCTTGCCCGCGAGCGTGGTCTTACCGGAACCCTGGAGACCGGCCAGCATGATCACGGTCGGCGGCTGCTTGGCGAACTGAAGGCGGCGGGCCTCGCCGCCCAGGATCGCGATCAGCTCCTCGTGGACGATCTTGATGATCTGCTGGGCCGGGTTGAGCGCCTGCGACACCTGCGCGCCGCGCGCCCGCTCCTTGAGCTTGAAGATGAAGGCCTTGACCACGGGCAGCGCGACATCGGCCTCCAGCAGCGCCAGCCGGATCTCGCGGGCGGTGGCGTCGATGTCGGCGTCGGTGAGCCGGCCCTTGCCCCGCAGCTTCGTGAAGATGCCGGAGAGCCGGTCGCTCAGGGTGTCAAACACAGCGCAACATCCCAAATCGTCGAGTTCTACTGGGTACAGGCCGAAGCAGCCTTGGTAAGGGTAGCCCGTGGGCTCCTCCCCCACCGCGCCCGCGCGCCCCACCCATCTACTTCCCCGTCCAGCGGCGCCGAACCACCGTGCAGTTTCGGGGAAACTGCACGAATGGCGGGCGTGATTCGTGCAGTTTCCCCGAAACTGCACGAACCCTGCGCGTGGAGGTCAGGCGGCGGCCAGCACCGCCGCCTCGACCTCGGCCCGGTCGAAGTCACCGACCAGGTAGAACGCGTCGACGACGTCGGCGCCCAGCGTCGACACCCGAGCTGTGCGGACGTCGACGCCCAGCTCGGCCAGCGCCGACGTGACCCGGTAGAGCAGGCCGGGCGAGTCGGTGGCGCGCAGTTCCAGCACCTGCGCGTCGGTCGCCTCGGCCCAGATCACCCTGGGCGCGACGGTCGCGGCACGCCCGCCGCCGGCGGTGGCCAGCCGGCGCGGAGCGGGGAGCTGGTCCAGGCCGACCCGGCGCAGGTCGGCGGCGAGCAGCTCCCGGTCCGGCGCCGCGCCGTAGCGGGCGTTGACGGCGCACTCGAAGATCGCCCGGTCGCCGATGGTCGACGAGTTCACCGCGACGATCTCCAGCCGGTGCGTGGCCAGGCAGCCCGCGACCGCGGCGAGCAGCCCGCGCCGGTCCTGGGCGGCCAGCGCGACCCAGTCGTCGGCGACCTGGACCACCGGCAGCGGACCGGCGACCAGGGCCGGATCGGGCGCGGCGGGCGCGGGCGGCTCGGCCCCGCCGAGCACCGCGCGCACCCGGTTCACCAGGTCGTCGATGAGCTTGGACTTCCAGGCCGACCACGCGGCCGGGCCGGTGGCGGCGGCGTCGGAACGCGCCAGCATGTGCAGCAGTTCGAGCGTGCCCACGTCGCCGACCGCCTTGACCACCTGCGCGATCGTGGCCGGGTCGTCGAGGTCGCGGCGGGTGGCCACGTCCGGCAGCAGCAGGTGGTGGCGGACCAGGTCGGAGATCGTGGCCACGTCGGCGGTGGGCAGGCCGATCGCGGTGCCGATCTCCACGACCAGGTCGGCGCCGATCTCGCTGTGGTCGCCGGGCAGGCCCTTGCCGACGTCGTGCAGCAGCGCCCCGAGCACCAGCAGGTCGGGCCGGGCGACCTCGCGCGACCAGGTCGCGGCGTTGGCGGCGGCCTGGACCAGGTGCCGGTCGAGGGTGTAGCGGTGCACCGGGTGGTGCTGCGGGGTGCCGCGCAGCCGGGTCCACTGCGACAGCCACTGCGAGGTCAGCCCGAACCGGTCGCACGCCTCCCAGGCGGGCACCAGGCCGGTCCCGGCGCCGAGCAGGGTCAGGAACGCGGTCCGCGCCGAGGCGGGCCACGGCGTCGGCAGCGGCGGGCAGAAGCGGGCCAGCCACTCCAGCGTGGCCCGCGCGATGGGCATGTGGTGCTGCGCCGCGGCGGCGGCCACGCGCAGCGACAGCGACGGGTCGGGCTGCGGCCCGACGGCGGCGCGGGCCAGCACGATCTCGCCGTTGACGGCCACGACGTCGCGGGCGATCGGGCGGCGGATCGCGGCGGCCTCGGCGGCGCGCGGGTCGACCCCGCGGCCGGTGGGCCCGTGCCAGCGCTGCACCGAGCGCCAGGCGTCGGTCAGCGACCACGAGACGGTACGCGCGTCCAGCCCGATCCGGCGCAGCAGCGCGTCCCCGTCGGCCAGCCCCAGCAGCTCGGCCACCTGCGACCGCTCCTGGGCCCGCAGCCGGTCGTTGCGCCGCCCGATGCTCACGTGCAGCGCGTCGCGTACGTCCAGCAGCCGCGTCGCGGCGGCGCGTACCTGCGGCGGCAGCGCGTCGGCGACTCCGGCCACGCCGATGCCGCGCAGCACGCCGACGTCGCGCAGCCCGCCTGCGGCCTCCTTGAGGTCGCCCTCCAGCAGGTATGCCAGTTCGCCGTGGGCGGCGTGGCGCTCCTCGCACAGCTCCCGCAGCCGCAGCAGCTGGCGGCGGCCGGTGCGCCGCCACTGGTCCACGGCCGAGCGGGCGAGCTGAGCGGTCAGAGCCGCGTCGCCGGCCACGTGCCGGGCGTCGAGCAGGCCGAGTGCGACCTTGACGTCGTCGTGCGCGGCGTCCAGCGACTCGGCGACGGTGCGCGTCGAGTGGTCCAGCCCCATCCGGGCGTCCCAGATCGGGTACCACAGCGAGGCGGCCAGCTCGTCGACCCCGGCCACGCCGCTGTGCAGCAGGATCAGGTCGAGGTCGCCGTGCGGCGTGCACTCGCGGCGGCCCAGTCCGCCCACGGCCACCAGCGCGAGCCCGGTGGGCCGCCCGGTGAAGGCGGGTGGCAGCAGGCGGCGCAGCCAGTCGTCGAGCGCGTCGGCCCGGGCGGCCCGGGCGTCGGCGCCGATGGCGGACGGATCGCGCTGCGCGAGCCGGGAATAGGCGGGCCCGGGGCCCACCGCCCCGTCCGTGCTGGAAGGTGCGGTGTGCCCCGGGCCCATGGTCCCTCTTTCAGGTTGCTGCTACAGCGACAGACTCAGAGCGCGTCGAGACCGCGCTCGCCGGTGCGGACCCGGACCACGTCGGAGACCTCCGTGACCCAGACCTTCCCGTCGCCGATCTTGCCGGTGCGGGCGGCGGTGACGATGGAGTCGACGACCTTCTCCACGTCCAGCTCGTCCGTCACGACCTCGATGCGGATCTTCGGCAGGAACTCCACCGTGTACTCGGCACCCCGGTACACCTCGGTGTGGCCCTTCTGCCGGCCATACCCCTGGACCTCGCTGACCGTCAGCCCGGCCACGCCCATGGCGTGCAGAGCCTCCTTGACAGCGTCCAGCTGGTACGGCTTGATGACGGCGGTAACCAGCTTCATGCTCAACCCCTCCATCCAGGGACCTTAACCGGACACCTTCTCGGTGACCGGAGCCGACTCCTCGACCTCGGCCACGGGGGCCTTCGGCGTGCTGATACCCGCGAGGGCGAAGGCGCCGGTGCCGCCGCCACCACTGGCCGGAGAGAAGTCGTACGCGCTCTCGGCGTGCTCGCTGATGTCGATGCCCTCGATCTCGGCCTCCTTGGAGACCCGCAGACCGGCGACCTTGCTCACCAGGAAGGCGATGATGCCGGCCACGGTGAACGAGTAGACCGAGACGATGCCGCTGGCCAGCGCCTGGCGGCCCAGCTGGGTCACGCCGCCACCGTAGAAGAGGCCCTCGCTGGCGCCGAGGATCTTCGGGTCGGTGATCCAGGAGTTGACCGCCGCGTTGGCGAAGAGGCCGATCGCGAGCGAGCCGATCCAGCCACCGACGAAGTGCACGCCGACCACGTCGAGCGAGTCGTCGTAGCCGAGCTTGTACTTCAGGCTCACCGCCAGGGCGCAGACCGCACCGGCGACCAGGCCGAGCACGACGGCGGCCCAGGGCGAGATGAAGCCGCAGGCGGGGGTGATCGCGACCAGACCGGCCACGGCACCCGACGAGGCACCGACCAGGGTCGGCTTGCCGTCGCGGATCCACTCGACCAGCAGCCAGCCCAGCAGCGCGGCGGCGGTGGCGACCTGGGTGTTGACGAACGCGATCGCGGCGGTGCCGTCGGCGGTCAGCTCGGAGCCGGCGTTGAAGCCGAACCAGCCGAACCACAGCAGACCGGCGCCCAGGGCGACGAACGGCACGTTGTGCGGCTTGAAGGTGTCCTTGGGCCAGCCGACGCGCTTGCCGACCACCAGCGCCGCGGCCAGGGCCGCCGCACCGGCGTTGATGTGGACCGCGGTACCGCCGGCGAAGTCGAGCGCGTGGATCTTGGCGCCGATGAAGCCGCCGCCCCACACCCAGTGCGCGACCGGGACGTACACCAGCGTGAACCAGCCGGTGGCGAACAGCAGCCAGCCGAAGAACTTGGTGCGGTCCGACAGCGAGCCGCTGATCAGGGCGACCGTGATGATGGCGAACATCATCTGGAAGACCATGAACACGTAGGTCGGGATGCCGGTGGACGCACCGCCCGCGAACCAGAACTCCGAGAACGTGGTGCCGGTGGTGCCCTTGGCGAAGCCGAGGTACTGCGTGAAGCTGCCGATGTAGTCGTTGTTGCTCTCGTTGATACCGAAGCTCAGCGAGAAGCCGTACAGCAGCCACAGCACCGAGATGAGTCCGATGGACGCGAAGCTCATCATCATCATGTTCAGGACGCTCTTCGACCGGTTCAGGCCGCCGTAGAAGAAGGCCAGGCCGGGAGTCATGAGCAGGACGAGCGCGGAGGAGACCAGCAACCACGTGGTGTTGCCGGTGTCGACCGTAAGTACTTCCTCAGCGAGCAGCACGCTGCCCTCCCTTTGGGTGAGATCCTCCCTCCCAGCCCCCGGAGGTGTCCCGTACGGCTCACCGCCGCTGATCCGGCGAGCCTTTCGGCCCGTCACCTCCGCCCACCGGCCGCAGTGCCGTTGGTGCTGGTTGGGGGGCAGCATTGCCGTCCCCTGTTTCACGCAACGACGCTGCTCGGTTTCCAGCACGTCACGATCTGTTTCGTACGTGTGAAGAAATGTTCACACGTGAGAAGCCGATTCATCTCGTGAATCAGCGCAGGGCGTGTTCCAGCGTGTAACGCTCGTAGTCAATCAGCCGAAGGTCGCGCAGCGGCCGCCGAAGGTGTCCCTTCTGCACGATCCGCACGAACGCGGGCTCCCCCGCGGTGGCCAGCCGGCGGATGCCCTCGACGTGGTCGACGATCCGCTTGCGGATGGTCCGGACCAGGCGGTGGCGGTCGCGCGGGATCAGCCCGTACGCGTCGGCGAACAGGCGCAGGCGGCGCGGGCGGTCCGGCCGGTGCCAGCCCAGCGTGATCGAGTCGCGGTCGCTGAAGATCGGCACCCAGGTCCACGCGGCGTACGCCACGTCGTAGATGCGCGACCCGGGCGAGGCCAGGTCGAAGTCGATCATCGCCAGGGTGCCGTCGGGGCGCCAGATCACGTTGTGCGGCGCCGCGTCGTGGTGGCAGATGATCTCCGCGTCGGGCGGCGGCGGCCCGAACGAGCGCCACACCCCGCCCTGCGGCGTGCGGAAGCCCGCCTGGGCGTCGTGGAACATCCGCAGCATGGTCGCCACGGTGACCAGGGCCTCGTCGGTGACCCAGTGCGGGGCCAGCGGGTATTCGCCGCACTCGCCGGGCAGGTAGGAGAGGACCTCGCGGTTGTGCTCGTCCATGCCCAGGGCACGCGGGGAGCCGGTGAAGCCCGCGTACTCGAGGTGGCGCAGCAGGGCGTGCACGGTCGGCGTCCAGGGCCCGGCGTTGCGCCGGACCGTCTCGCCGACCCGCACCACCGTGCTGACGTTGCCGCCGCGCAGCGGGATCTCGGTCGGGTCCAGATAGGGAGCTGTCACGATCGCTGCTCAGCCGTTCGTCACTCGTCGCCCAGCAGCGCGGACACGAACGCGGCGGGATCGAAGGGGGCAAGGTCGTCGGGGCCCTCGCCGAGACCGACGAGCTTGACGGGGATTCCGAGCGCCCGCTGCACCGCGATCACGATACCGCCCTTCGCCGTCCCGTCCAGTTTCGTGAGCACGACGCCGGTGACGTCGGCGACCTCGGTGAAGACCCGGGCCTGGCTCAAGCCATTCTGACCCGCGGTCGCGTCGAGCACCAGCAACGTCTCCGATACCGGACCGTGCTTCTCGACCACACGCTTGATCTTGCCGAGCTCGTCCATCAGCCCGACCTTGTTCTGCAGGCGGCCCGCGGTGTCGATGAGCACGGTGTCCACCCCGGCCTCGATGCCCTTCTTGACCGCGTCGAACGCGACCGCGGCCGGGTCGCCGCCCTCGGGACCGCGCACGACCTCGGCGCCGACGCGCCCGGCCCAGGTGGCCAGCTGGTCGGCGGCGGCGGCGCGGAAGGTGTCGGCGGCGCCGAGCACCACGGTGTGGCCGTCGGCGACCAGCACCCGGGCGATCTTGCCGCAGCTGGTGGTCTTGCCCGCGCCGTTGACGCCGACGACGAGCACCACCGACGGCTTGCCGTCGACGACGCCGGTGTGCACCGAGCGGTCCATCTTCGGGTTCAGCGCGTCGGTCAGCTCCTCGGTCAGCAGCGCGCGCAGCTCCTTGGTCGTGCGGGTGCCCAGCACCTTGGTGCGCTCGCGCAGCTTGGCCACGATCTCGCCGGTGGCCGCCACGCCGACGTCGGCGCTGATCAGGCTCTCCTCGATCTCGTCCCAGGCGTCGTCGTCGAGGTGGTCGCGCGACAGCAGGCCCAGCAGGCCCTTGCCGAAGACGTTCTGCGAGCGGGCCAGGCGGGCGCGCAGCCGCACCAGGCGGCCCGCGGTCGGCTCGGGCGTCTCGATCTCCGGCGCGGCCGGGGCGGGCGCGGGAGCGGGCGGGGCGGCCTGCGTCGGCACCTCGGGCGCGGCCGGGCGCTCCGGCGCGGCCGGCCGCTCGATCACCTTCTGGTCCGCGGACGGCTCGATCACGCTCGGCGGGATCTTCGGACCCCGCTCGACCTGCGGCGGCTCGGTCGGCGCCGGGGGCGCGGGCGGCAGGGTGGTGCCCTTGCCGGGCCGGCGCACCAGGTACACCGCGAGGCCGCCGAGCAGCAGCACAGCGAGGACCACGAGTACGACGACGAGCACGTCTTGCGAAGCCATTCCGGCATCCTCTCAAACTCATCGTCACCGCGCGTACACCGGAGCCCGCCGCGCCGTCGCTACTGGTCCGCGTCGCGTGATCACGCGACGATAGCGGCGTGGCGAACCTTCTTCTCGGTCCCCTGCTGCGCCGCGTCGACGGCGACCAGGCGGTCATCTGGGTACAGACCGACCGCCCCGTCCAGGTCACGGTGGCCGCCGCCGGGGTGACGGTGACATCTGACACGTTCACTGCGTTCGGTACCCACATCGGGGTCGCCGTTCTCAGCGGACTGCCGGTCGGCGCGAACCCGTACACCGTCTCGCTCGACGGCGCGCCGGTGTGGCCGCCGCCGGAGCTGCCGCCCTCGGTGGTGACCGTCCGTGACCCGGCCGACGGGGACGCGACCATCGTCTTCGGCTCGTGCCGGGAGGCGACCGGGCGTACGCACGCCGCACGCGGCCACGATCCGGACGTGCTGGAAGCGCTCGCGGCGCGGCTGCTGGCCGGCGCGCGGACCGGCCAGGCCGCGCTGCCGGACCTGCTGGCCCTGATCGGCGACCAGATCTACGCCGACGAGCTGTCCGCCCCGACCGT
This window encodes:
- a CDS encoding ammonium transporter, with protein sequence MLLAEEVLTVDTGNTTWLLVSSALVLLMTPGLAFFYGGLNRSKSVLNMMMMSFASIGLISVLWLLYGFSLSFGINESNNDYIGSFTQYLGFAKGTTGTTFSEFWFAGGASTGIPTYVFMVFQMMFAIITVALISGSLSDRTKFFGWLLFATGWFTLVYVPVAHWVWGGGFIGAKIHALDFAGGTAVHINAGAAALAAALVVGKRVGWPKDTFKPHNVPFVALGAGLLWFGWFGFNAGSELTADGTAAIAFVNTQVATAAALLGWLLVEWIRDGKPTLVGASSGAVAGLVAITPACGFISPWAAVVLGLVAGAVCALAVSLKYKLGYDDSLDVVGVHFVGGWIGSLAIGLFANAAVNSWITDPKILGASEGLFYGGGVTQLGRQALASGIVSVYSFTVAGIIAFLVSKVAGLRVSKEAEIEGIDISEHAESAYDFSPASGGGGTGAFALAGISTPKAPVAEVEESAPVTEKVSG
- a CDS encoding [protein-PII] uridylyltransferase yields the protein MGPGHTAPSSTDGAVGPGPAYSRLAQRDPSAIGADARAARADALDDWLRRLLPPAFTGRPTGLALVAVGGLGRRECTPHGDLDLILLHSGVAGVDELAASLWYPIWDARMGLDHSTRTVAESLDAAHDDVKVALGLLDARHVAGDAALTAQLARSAVDQWRRTGRRQLLRLRELCEERHAAHGELAYLLEGDLKEAAGGLRDVGVLRGIGVAGVADALPPQVRAAATRLLDVRDALHVSIGRRNDRLRAQERSQVAELLGLADGDALLRRIGLDARTVSWSLTDAWRSVQRWHGPTGRGVDPRAAEAAAIRRPIARDVVAVNGEIVLARAAVGPQPDPSLSLRVAAAAAQHHMPIARATLEWLARFCPPLPTPWPASARTAFLTLLGAGTGLVPAWEACDRFGLTSQWLSQWTRLRGTPQHHPVHRYTLDRHLVQAAANAATWSREVARPDLLVLGALLHDVGKGLPGDHSEIGADLVVEIGTAIGLPTADVATISDLVRHHLLLPDVATRRDLDDPATIAQVVKAVGDVGTLELLHMLARSDAAATGPAAWSAWKSKLIDDLVNRVRAVLGGAEPPAPAAPDPALVAGPLPVVQVADDWVALAAQDRRGLLAAVAGCLATHRLEIVAVNSSTIGDRAIFECAVNARYGAAPDRELLAADLRRVGLDQLPAPRRLATAGGGRAATVAPRVIWAEATDAQVLELRATDSPGLLYRVTSALAELGVDVRTARVSTLGADVVDAFYLVGDFDRAEVEAAVLAAA
- a CDS encoding P-II family nitrogen regulator, with protein sequence MKLVTAVIKPYQLDAVKEALHAMGVAGLTVSEVQGYGRQKGHTEVYRGAEYTVEFLPKIRIEVVTDELDVEKVVDSIVTAARTGKIGDGKVWVTEVSDVVRVRTGERGLDAL
- a CDS encoding aminoglycoside phosphotransferase family protein; the encoded protein is MTAPYLDPTEIPLRGGNVSTVVRVGETVRRNAGPWTPTVHALLRHLEYAGFTGSPRALGMDEHNREVLSYLPGECGEYPLAPHWVTDEALVTVATMLRMFHDAQAGFRTPQGGVWRSFGPPPPDAEIICHHDAAPHNVIWRPDGTLAMIDFDLASPGSRIYDVAYAAWTWVPIFSDRDSITLGWHRPDRPRRLRLFADAYGLIPRDRHRLVRTIRKRIVDHVEGIRRLATAGEPAFVRIVQKGHLRRPLRDLRLIDYERYTLEHALR
- the ftsY gene encoding signal recognition particle-docking protein FtsY, which gives rise to MASQDVLVVVLVVLAVLLLGGLAVYLVRRPGKGTTLPPAPPAPTEPPQVERGPKIPPSVIEPSADQKVIERPAAPERPAAPEVPTQAAPPAPAPAPAAPEIETPEPTAGRLVRLRARLARSQNVFGKGLLGLLSRDHLDDDAWDEIEESLISADVGVAATGEIVAKLRERTKVLGTRTTKELRALLTEELTDALNPKMDRSVHTGVVDGKPSVVLVVGVNGAGKTTSCGKIARVLVADGHTVVLGAADTFRAAAADQLATWAGRVGAEVVRGPEGGDPAAVAFDAVKKGIEAGVDTVLIDTAGRLQNKVGLMDELGKIKRVVEKHGPVSETLLVLDATAGQNGLSQARVFTEVADVTGVVLTKLDGTAKGGIVIAVQRALGIPVKLVGLGEGPDDLAPFDPAAFVSALLGDE